From Enterococcus mediterraneensis, the proteins below share one genomic window:
- the cbpB gene encoding cyclic-di-AMP-binding protein CbpB: MIGHTVKELLLEKQDTFIVPADNVANLMYEHPLDHALLVLSKVGYSKIPVLDKEDHFVGLIGLNDIVGKMIDLTKIDTDNLSGMTVADVMEVGVTCVTENSPLEDILHLLVDNSFLPIVDSEKRFVGIITRKELLKSVNHLVHELERRYDLLEKHTNESEGLKVI; the protein is encoded by the coding sequence ATGATAGGGCACACGGTAAAAGAATTATTACTTGAAAAACAAGATACTTTTATAGTTCCTGCTGATAATGTCGCAAATTTGATGTATGAACACCCTTTGGATCACGCGTTATTGGTTTTATCAAAAGTAGGCTATTCGAAGATCCCTGTTTTAGATAAAGAAGACCACTTTGTTGGATTGATTGGTCTAAATGATATTGTTGGAAAAATGATCGATTTGACAAAAATCGACACCGATAATCTTTCTGGGATGACTGTTGCGGATGTAATGGAAGTTGGTGTGACATGTGTCACAGAAAACAGTCCATTAGAAGATATCCTGCATTTACTTGTAGACAATTCTTTCCTACCGATCGTTGATTCAGAGAAGCGATTTGTCGGCATCATTACCAGAAAAGAACTTTTAAAATCAGTGAATCATTTAGTCCACGAATTAGAGCGGCGTTATGATCTATTGGAAAAACATACAAATGAATCAGAAGGACTGAAAGTCATATAA
- a CDS encoding metallophosphoesterase translates to MKYLVVSDSHGDRNILVDILEKNQDSIDYFFHCGDSELSSGDELFQTYISVGGNCDFDPGYQERRIIQTPNDRIYMTHGHLSSVRFGLTQISFEAQEADADIVLFGHTHMIGCEMVKNRLYLNPGSISQPRGSIQVKSYAIITSEDQQYHVQYYDRNHQPVSGLSFAFDRQVQ, encoded by the coding sequence GTGAAGTATTTGGTGGTCAGCGATAGTCATGGCGATCGGAATATTCTTGTAGATATTCTCGAAAAAAACCAAGACAGCATCGATTATTTTTTCCATTGCGGCGATTCGGAATTGAGCAGCGGTGATGAATTGTTCCAGACCTATATTTCAGTAGGAGGTAACTGTGATTTCGATCCTGGTTATCAAGAGCGTCGCATCATTCAAACACCTAACGATCGAATCTATATGACCCATGGACATCTATCTAGTGTTCGTTTCGGATTGACCCAGATTTCTTTTGAAGCGCAAGAAGCAGATGCGGATATCGTTTTATTCGGTCATACTCATATGATCGGTTGTGAAATGGTCAAAAACCGCTTATACCTGAATCCGGGAAGTATCTCCCAGCCCCGCGGCTCGATCCAAGTGAAAAGTTATGCGATCATCACTAGTGAAGATCAACAATATCACGTGCAATATTACGATCGCAATCATCAACCGGTCTCTGGACTTTCCTTTGCGTTTGATCGACAAGTGCAATAA
- the rph gene encoding ribonuclease PH, with protein MRHDGRTVQDIRKVTIETNVYKHPEGSVVISFGDTQVICSATIENSVPSFLRDTKTGWVTAEYSMLPRATNTRNRRESSKGKLSGRTMEIQRLIGRALRAVVDLEKLGERSIVVDCDVVQADGGTRTASITGAFVALRLAINKLLQNNELKEDPIKEHLAAISVGILPDGSFVTDLDYEEDFAALVDMNLVMTESGRFVEIQGTGEEATFDGEQLNSMLFYGKNAIESLIAFQKEALLEDVSAPEEQTIVIATRNPGKAKEFQAIFGESGYQVKTLLDFPELPDVAETGKTFEENARLKAETIAQILKRPVLADDSGLKVDALGGMPGIYSARFAGEQKSDAANNAKLLHELTDVPDEKRTAQFHCTLVFAAPNKESLVVEAEWPGRIARIPRGENGFGYDPLFIVEGMDKHAAELSAAEKNKYSHRGQAIEKLKTVWLDWLEGGK; from the coding sequence ATGCGTCATGATGGACGAACTGTACAAGATATTCGTAAAGTAACGATCGAAACCAATGTTTATAAACATCCAGAAGGTTCAGTAGTCATCTCATTTGGTGATACACAAGTGATTTGTTCCGCAACGATTGAAAATTCCGTACCTTCTTTTTTACGAGATACTAAAACCGGCTGGGTAACAGCGGAATACAGCATGCTTCCAAGGGCAACGAATACCCGCAATCGCCGAGAAAGCAGCAAAGGAAAACTTTCTGGACGTACGATGGAGATCCAACGCTTGATCGGACGTGCATTACGGGCAGTCGTGGATCTGGAAAAACTTGGGGAACGCAGTATCGTCGTGGATTGTGATGTCGTTCAGGCAGACGGCGGAACTCGCACGGCAAGTATCACTGGTGCATTCGTCGCCCTTCGTTTAGCTATCAATAAATTGCTGCAAAATAATGAACTGAAAGAAGATCCAATCAAAGAACATTTAGCAGCTATTAGTGTAGGCATCTTGCCTGATGGGTCGTTTGTGACAGATTTGGATTATGAAGAAGATTTTGCCGCACTGGTGGATATGAATTTAGTCATGACTGAGTCAGGTCGTTTCGTGGAGATCCAAGGAACTGGGGAAGAAGCAACTTTTGACGGAGAACAGTTGAACAGTATGCTGTTTTACGGGAAAAATGCTATCGAATCTCTGATCGCTTTTCAAAAAGAAGCGCTATTGGAAGATGTTTCTGCTCCAGAAGAACAAACGATCGTGATCGCGACCAGAAATCCCGGAAAAGCGAAAGAATTTCAAGCTATTTTCGGCGAATCCGGTTATCAAGTCAAAACACTTCTGGATTTTCCTGAACTTCCTGATGTGGCAGAAACAGGAAAAACATTTGAAGAAAACGCACGACTAAAAGCAGAAACGATCGCTCAAATCCTAAAACGCCCTGTGTTGGCGGATGATTCAGGACTGAAAGTCGATGCATTAGGTGGAATGCCTGGTATCTATTCAGCGCGTTTTGCCGGTGAACAAAAAAGCGATGCGGCCAACAATGCCAAATTGCTTCATGAATTGACGGATGTCCCTGACGAAAAACGGACTGCGCAATTTCATTGTACGTTGGTTTTTGCCGCGCCAAATAAAGAAAGTTTAGTGGTGGAAGCGGAATGGCCAGGACGGATCGCCCGAATCCCAAGAGGCGAAAACGGCTTTGGTTATGATCCTTTATTTATTGTTGAAGGTATGGACAAGCATGCGGCGGAATTATCTGCAGCAGAAAAGAATAAGTACAGCCATCGGGGGCAAGCAATCGAAAAGTTGAAAACCGTTTGGCTGGATTGGCTAGAAGGAGGAAAATAA
- the racE gene encoding glutamate racemase: MSNEQPIGFIDSGVGGLTVVKEALRQLPNENIIYLGDTARCPYGPRPAEQVIEFTWQMTNFLLDKKIKMLVIACNTATAVALEEIKEKLPIPVVGVILPGARAAVKATKSQRIGVIGTQGTIKSGAYEKAIRLKTSKSDVFSLACPKFVPIVESNEYRSSVAKKIVAETLLPLKNKQVDTLVLGCTHYPLLRPIIQNVMGNVRLIDSGAETVGEVSMLLDYFDIAHLSDNKKPQRAFYTTGSTRLFDEIANDWLDIEIAAKHIDLGGKN, from the coding sequence ATGTCAAATGAACAACCAATCGGATTTATTGATTCTGGTGTCGGCGGCTTGACCGTTGTAAAAGAAGCCTTGAGACAATTACCGAATGAAAATATTATTTACCTAGGGGACACAGCACGTTGTCCATACGGTCCCAGACCGGCAGAACAAGTCATTGAATTTACATGGCAAATGACAAATTTCCTGTTAGATAAAAAGATCAAGATGCTGGTGATTGCCTGCAATACAGCGACGGCTGTGGCATTAGAAGAAATCAAAGAAAAACTGCCGATCCCTGTGGTGGGAGTGATCCTTCCAGGAGCTCGCGCGGCGGTCAAAGCAACGAAAAGCCAACGAATCGGCGTGATCGGTACACAAGGTACGATCAAAAGCGGCGCCTATGAAAAAGCGATCCGTTTGAAGACTTCTAAAAGTGATGTATTCAGCTTGGCCTGTCCTAAATTTGTGCCGATCGTAGAAAGCAATGAATATCGCTCTTCTGTCGCGAAAAAAATCGTTGCAGAAACCTTGCTCCCTTTGAAAAACAAGCAAGTGGACACACTGGTTTTAGGATGTACACATTATCCATTACTGCGTCCGATCATTCAAAACGTGATGGGCAATGTCCGTTTGATCGATTCCGGGGCGGAAACAGTTGGTGAGGTCAGCATGTTGTTAGATTATTTCGATATCGCACACCTCTCGGATAATAAGAAACCGCAGCGAGCATTTTATACTACCGGATCGACCAGACTTTTTGATGAGATCGCAAATGATTGGCTGGATATTGAAATAGCCGCGAAACATATTGATTTAGGAGGAAAAAACTAA
- a CDS encoding amino acid ABC transporter permease, translating to MNFFDAFSWINIRFLIEGLRVTIEVSLLSIIFSFLIGGLAGVIRFSNIPIVSKIVGVVVDVIRNLPLLLIIFFTYFALPQIGISFDIFWSAVVALTIFESAMLSEIFRAGLNAVPKGQMEAGLSTGLSYVETMQSIVMPQAFKAMIPAIVSQLISLIKDTSLAVIISLPELTHHARIIYGQNENYVLPMFLAMTIAYFLVCYILSLFSKYLETKRYDY from the coding sequence ATGAATTTTTTTGATGCATTTTCATGGATAAACATCCGCTTTCTGATAGAAGGATTGCGCGTTACGATCGAAGTATCGCTGCTTTCGATCATTTTCAGCTTTTTGATCGGCGGACTGGCCGGAGTCATCCGCTTTTCCAATATTCCCATAGTATCAAAGATCGTCGGAGTCGTTGTGGATGTCATTCGTAATCTGCCGCTGCTATTGATCATCTTCTTCACTTATTTCGCTTTGCCCCAGATCGGTATCAGCTTTGATATTTTTTGGTCGGCAGTCGTGGCATTGACGATTTTTGAATCTGCTATGCTGTCAGAAATTTTTCGCGCAGGGCTCAACGCCGTGCCGAAAGGACAGATGGAGGCCGGCTTATCGACAGGGCTCAGCTATGTTGAAACGATGCAATCGATCGTGATGCCGCAAGCCTTCAAGGCAATGATCCCAGCAATCGTCAGTCAGCTGATTTCTTTGATCAAGGATACCTCCTTGGCGGTGATCATCTCATTGCCGGAGTTGACCCACCATGCGCGGATCATTTACGGACAGAATGAAAACTATGTCTTGCCGATGTTCTTGGCGATGACGATCGCTTACTTTCTTGTTTGTTATATACTATCGCTATTTTCCAAATACTTGGAGACCAAACGATACGATTACTGA
- a CDS encoding amino acid ABC transporter permease encodes MLTLFQNYSGMFFDGFKFTIYASLIALFFSLLIGTLMAIFQLSHNKFISGLAKAYVEFFRNIPLLIIAMFFFVVLPRYGLPLDGFQAGTIGLIIYTSAFIAETVRSGIQTVPKGQMEAGLSSGFTYAQTMRYIVLPQAFKIVVPPLGNQFINLVKNSSVLAMVAGLDLMYQGDLIASETFNTFDTYIIVGLFYLVLTLPLSYLMVYLEKRWAVRS; translated from the coding sequence ATGCTTACTTTATTTCAAAATTATTCCGGAATGTTTTTCGACGGATTCAAATTTACGATCTACGCCAGTTTGATCGCATTGTTCTTTAGTTTGCTGATCGGCACACTGATGGCTATCTTTCAACTGTCCCACAATAAATTCATCAGCGGATTGGCAAAAGCCTATGTCGAATTCTTTCGTAATATCCCGCTGTTGATCATCGCGATGTTTTTCTTTGTGGTGCTGCCTAGATATGGATTGCCTCTTGACGGTTTTCAAGCCGGAACGATCGGTTTGATCATTTATACTTCTGCATTTATTGCTGAAACAGTCCGTTCAGGTATCCAAACGGTTCCTAAAGGACAAATGGAAGCGGGACTTTCTTCCGGTTTCACCTACGCACAGACGATGCGCTATATTGTTTTACCTCAAGCGTTTAAGATCGTTGTTCCACCATTGGGCAATCAATTTATCAATCTAGTGAAGAATTCATCTGTTTTAGCGATGGTAGCTGGTCTGGATTTGATGTACCAAGGTGACTTGATTGCCAGTGAAACATTCAATACGTTTGATACGTATATTATTGTAGGACTTTTTTATTTAGTACTTACATTACCATTGTCTTATTTGATGGTTTACTTGGAAAAACGCTGGGCGGTTCGTTCGTAG
- a CDS encoding transporter substrate-binding domain-containing protein, producing the protein MKKKIVWFFALMMVVCTLGACGGKSVADQDIAKTSREKNQIVWGVKYDTRLFGLMDIATGEVRGFDIDIAKALTEKMLGRDGNAIFVEVTSKTRIPLLKNGNIDAIIATMTISEERKKQVDFSDVYFDAGQSIMVQKDSPIQSVNDLGANNTVLAVKGSTSAANIREHAPDAKILELENYSEAFTALQSGQGDVMTTDNAILLGMAASNPDYKLVGGTFTNEPYGIAINKNQENFLNEVNQALKEIHEDGTYDEIYQKWFPDDETGKVEE; encoded by the coding sequence ATGAAAAAAAAGATCGTATGGTTTTTCGCGCTTATGATGGTTGTTTGCACGCTAGGTGCTTGTGGCGGTAAAAGCGTCGCAGATCAGGATATCGCCAAAACAAGCCGCGAAAAAAATCAAATCGTTTGGGGCGTTAAATATGATACTCGCTTATTCGGACTGATGGATATCGCCACAGGAGAAGTCCGCGGGTTTGATATCGATATTGCTAAAGCCTTGACTGAAAAAATGTTAGGTCGTGACGGGAATGCCATTTTTGTCGAAGTGACATCTAAAACCCGGATCCCTTTATTGAAAAACGGGAATATCGACGCGATCATCGCGACGATGACGATCTCGGAAGAACGGAAGAAGCAAGTTGACTTTTCCGATGTTTATTTTGATGCGGGACAATCCATCATGGTACAAAAAGACAGTCCTATCCAAAGCGTCAATGATTTAGGCGCTAATAATACCGTTTTGGCGGTCAAAGGTTCAACTTCCGCCGCCAATATCCGTGAACATGCACCGGATGCGAAGATTTTAGAATTGGAGAATTATTCTGAAGCATTTACCGCATTACAGTCAGGTCAAGGAGATGTAATGACGACAGATAATGCGATCTTGTTGGGAATGGCGGCTTCCAATCCAGATTATAAATTGGTTGGAGGGACGTTTACCAATGAGCCTTACGGAATCGCCATCAACAAAAATCAAGAAAATTTTCTAAATGAAGTCAACCAAGCATTAAAAGAGATCCATGAAGACGGAACCTATGACGAAATCTATCAAAAATGGTTCCCTGATGATGAAACTGGAAAGGTGGAGGAATAA
- a CDS encoding amino acid ABC transporter ATP-binding protein — MAMIEFKQVEKYYGKFHALKNINLTFEKGEVVVVIGPSGSGKSTMLRCINGLETITSGELLINGKNLYDKDVKLTEIRKNIGMVFQHFNLYPNKTVLENITLAPIKVLKKNEGEAVDLAEKLLNRVGMLDKKDSYPSMLSGGQQQRVAIARGLAMNPEFLLFDEPTSALDPEMIGDVLNVMKKIARDGMSMIVVTHEMGFAQEVADRVVFMADGEVVEESRNVKEFFANPTTERARQFISKVINH; from the coding sequence ATAGCCATGATTGAATTCAAACAAGTAGAAAAATACTACGGAAAGTTTCATGCGCTGAAAAATATCAATTTAACGTTTGAAAAAGGTGAGGTGGTAGTAGTGATCGGGCCTTCTGGTTCCGGGAAAAGTACCATGCTGCGATGCATCAACGGACTAGAAACGATCACTTCCGGAGAGCTGCTGATCAATGGAAAAAATCTTTATGATAAAGATGTAAAACTGACTGAGATCCGTAAAAATATTGGAATGGTCTTTCAACATTTTAATCTTTATCCCAATAAAACGGTGTTAGAAAATATCACGTTGGCACCTATCAAAGTATTGAAGAAAAACGAAGGCGAAGCAGTAGATCTAGCAGAAAAATTATTGAACCGCGTAGGAATGTTGGATAAAAAAGATTCATATCCGTCTATGCTTTCTGGTGGGCAACAACAGCGGGTAGCTATCGCGCGAGGGCTTGCGATGAATCCTGAATTTCTTTTGTTTGATGAACCAACATCAGCATTGGACCCTGAAATGATCGGCGATGTATTGAATGTTATGAAAAAAATCGCGCGAGACGGTATGTCTATGATCGTTGTCACACACGAAATGGGCTTTGCTCAAGAAGTGGCCGATCGGGTAGTATTCATGGCTGACGGCGAAGTAGTGGAAGAAAGCCGCAATGTAAAAGAGTTCTTCGCGAACCCAACGACGGAACGCGCGCGTCAATTTATCAGCAAAGTAATCAATCATTAG
- the trpS gene encoding tryptophan--tRNA ligase, with product MKNIILTGDRPTGQLHLGHYIGSLKKRVEMQADPENQLFIMIADMQALTDNARNPEKVSSNVLEVALDYLSVGLDPARSTLFIQSQIPQLAELTMYYLNLVSVGRVRRNPTVKSEIEQKQFGEGVPTGFFIYPVSQAADITAFKSNLVPVGEDQKPMLEQTQEIVHSFNSIYQEVLVEPKAVLPPKGMGRLPGLDGQGKMSKSLNNGIYLADPADVVQKKVMSMYTDPNHIHVQDPGQVEGNMVFTYLDVFGKDKAYIEELKDHYRQGGLGDVKIKRYLIDVLEEELAPIRARRAEFEKDPAMVMDILRKGSQEAEKVAAQTLSEVKKAMGIEYFK from the coding sequence TTGAAAAATATTATTTTAACTGGAGATCGCCCCACTGGACAACTCCATTTAGGTCATTATATCGGCTCTCTAAAAAAACGGGTGGAGATGCAGGCTGATCCTGAAAATCAATTATTCATTATGATCGCGGATATGCAAGCATTGACAGATAATGCCCGCAATCCGGAAAAGGTTTCGTCAAATGTCTTGGAAGTTGCCCTCGATTATCTATCTGTCGGTCTTGATCCAGCCCGCAGCACTTTATTTATCCAATCCCAGATCCCGCAGTTAGCGGAATTGACTATGTATTATTTGAACCTAGTCAGTGTCGGTCGTGTTCGCCGCAATCCAACTGTAAAATCCGAAATCGAGCAAAAACAATTTGGCGAAGGGGTACCAACCGGCTTCTTTATTTATCCAGTGTCTCAAGCCGCTGATATCACTGCTTTCAAATCAAACCTTGTGCCCGTTGGCGAAGATCAAAAGCCGATGCTGGAACAAACACAAGAGATCGTTCACAGCTTCAACTCTATCTATCAAGAAGTTTTAGTGGAACCAAAAGCTGTCTTACCGCCAAAAGGCATGGGTCGTCTGCCTGGTCTTGATGGACAAGGAAAAATGAGCAAATCACTAAATAATGGGATCTACCTCGCTGATCCAGCTGACGTCGTGCAAAAGAAAGTCATGAGTATGTATACTGACCCGAACCATATCCACGTGCAAGATCCAGGTCAAGTGGAAGGCAATATGGTCTTTACCTATTTAGATGTTTTCGGCAAAGACAAAGCGTATATTGAAGAATTAAAAGACCACTATCGTCAAGGCGGTCTTGGTGATGTCAAAATCAAACGCTACTTGATCGATGTATTGGAAGAGGAACTGGCGCCGATCCGCGCTCGCCGTGCAGAATTTGAAAAAGATCCGGCAATGGTGATGGATATTTTGCGCAAAGGAAGCCAAGAAGCGGAAAAAGTTGCCGCGCAAACCCTATCTGAAGTCAAAAAAGCGATGGGAATCGAGTATTTCAAATAA
- a CDS encoding NUDIX hydrolase translates to MEVTDVYDAQKHRKEKSHQRGVPMEIGEYRFVVTVLIFNSQGQLLIQRRHPDKASWPGYWDYSASGAVIAGEALFEAAERETREELGISLSLQDIPSRLTVRFAEGWNEIYFVTKDIPLVEITLQASEVTEAAWVNEKEYLRLLETNAFIPYIYGKSIFDLYRSEQEHY, encoded by the coding sequence ATGGAGGTAACAGATGTCTACGATGCGCAAAAGCATAGAAAAGAAAAGTCCCATCAGCGGGGTGTTCCCATGGAGATCGGCGAGTATCGTTTTGTAGTGACTGTGCTGATCTTCAACAGCCAAGGGCAGCTGCTGATCCAGCGCCGTCATCCAGACAAAGCTTCGTGGCCGGGGTACTGGGATTATTCAGCATCCGGTGCAGTGATCGCCGGCGAAGCGCTTTTTGAAGCGGCGGAAAGAGAAACGCGAGAAGAATTAGGCATCAGTCTTTCTTTGCAAGATATTCCCAGCCGCTTGACTGTCCGCTTTGCTGAAGGATGGAATGAAATTTATTTTGTGACGAAGGATATCCCGCTTGTTGAAATCACCCTGCAAGCCAGTGAAGTCACTGAAGCTGCATGGGTGAATGAAAAAGAATACTTGCGGCTTTTGGAAACAAATGCTTTTATCCCGTATATTTACGGCAAGAGTATTTTTGATCTTTATCGCAGTGAGCAGGAGCATTATTGA